In Bosea vestrisii, the following are encoded in one genomic region:
- a CDS encoding RNA-binding S4 domain-containing protein: MRDDRQRLDKWLWFARFARTRPSAVRLVEDGHVRVASKRVDNPALGLKLGDVLTLALPHATLVVRVIAFAARRGSYEQAQTLYEVLSGPERGDAPLAPDEPAG, translated from the coding sequence TTGCGGGACGATCGGCAACGCCTCGACAAATGGCTCTGGTTCGCGCGCTTCGCGCGGACGCGGCCCTCCGCCGTGCGGCTGGTGGAGGACGGGCATGTGCGGGTTGCAAGTAAGCGGGTCGACAATCCGGCGCTCGGCCTCAAGCTCGGCGACGTGCTGACACTCGCTTTGCCGCATGCGACGCTGGTGGTGCGTGTGATCGCATTTGCTGCCCGGCGTGGCTCCTATGAGCAGGCGCAGACGCTGTACGAGGTGCTGAGCGGCCCCGAGCGCGGCGATGCGCCGCTTGCGCCCGACGAGCCTGCGGGATAG
- a CDS encoding dienelactone hydrolase family protein, with amino-acid sequence MALDRRIVELYDEYTHKPLDRRSFMNRLIAIAGSAAAAEAALSLLEPNYAQAQQVTADDARIEGRRIDETIGGVRLKGYLVTPKTQGRRGGVLVIHENRGLNPHTEDVTRRAALAGFSALGIDFLTPLGGTPADADAARALFPQLKSEDVVAQGRAALAFLKARSDATGKVGAVGFCWGGGTVNDLAVNAPELNAGVVFYGRSPDLAKVPQIKARLLIQHAGRDTRLVEGLPAYEAALKAAGVNYQAIVYPDVDHAFLNDTSAERYNAAAAKLAWERTVAFLAAETGAA; translated from the coding sequence ATGGCGCTCGATCGCCGCATCGTCGAACTCTACGACGAGTACACCCACAAGCCGCTCGACCGGCGCAGCTTCATGAACCGGCTGATTGCCATTGCCGGCTCCGCGGCGGCGGCCGAGGCCGCGCTCTCGCTCCTGGAGCCGAACTATGCCCAGGCCCAGCAGGTCACGGCGGACGATGCCCGCATCGAGGGCAGGCGCATCGACGAGACCATCGGCGGCGTGAGGCTCAAGGGCTATCTCGTCACGCCGAAGACCCAAGGTAGGCGCGGCGGTGTCCTGGTCATCCACGAGAACCGCGGCCTGAACCCACATACCGAGGACGTCACTCGCCGCGCGGCGCTGGCCGGCTTCAGCGCGCTCGGGATCGATTTCCTCACCCCGCTCGGCGGTACGCCGGCCGATGCCGACGCGGCACGTGCGCTGTTCCCGCAACTCAAATCGGAGGACGTCGTCGCACAGGGCCGTGCCGCTCTCGCATTTCTCAAGGCGCGGTCGGACGCGACCGGCAAGGTCGGCGCCGTCGGCTTCTGCTGGGGTGGTGGCACGGTCAACGACCTCGCCGTCAACGCGCCGGAGCTCAATGCCGGCGTCGTCTTCTACGGCCGCTCTCCCGACCTCGCCAAAGTACCGCAGATCAAGGCGCGACTGCTGATCCAGCACGCCGGGCGCGACACCCGCCTGGTCGAAGGGCTCCCCGCCTATGAGGCGGCGCTGAAAGCGGCCGGCGTCAATTACCAGGCGATCGTCTACCCGGATGTCGACCATGCCTTCCTGAACGACACCAGCGCCGAGCGCTACAACGCCGCTGCGGCCAAGCTCGCCTGGGAGCGGACGGTAGCCTTCCTGGCGGCTGAAACCGGCGCAGCCTGA
- a CDS encoding alpha/beta hydrolase has product MLRLPALVPFMLIATAAIAQPDAEPPASAASVTAPPPFVLKGTEVRTIRAKALQRDYEIFVSLPESYQSQPRRRFPVLFVTDADYAFPLVRSIARRVGNRAKGLEEFILVGLSYSVGDTPEYSRRRDYTPTPNGEKTRDPSGKPPVFGEAEGYRRFLSEELMPFVAATYRTDTTRSIYAGHSYGGLFGLYVLLTEPKLFQHYIIGSPSLWFDQKVLLQRERDYAQANKELKANVLMAIASYETIDKASGDPRYNGKTDMIADLREFEQALRSRSYPGLKLSTKIIPGEDHLTVFPAIVTRGLLWALPAKRD; this is encoded by the coding sequence ATGCTTCGCCTGCCTGCCCTCGTCCCCTTCATGCTGATCGCCACCGCCGCCATCGCCCAGCCCGATGCCGAGCCGCCGGCCTCCGCTGCCAGCGTGACCGCGCCGCCGCCCTTCGTGCTCAAGGGCACCGAGGTCAGGACGATCCGGGCCAAGGCATTGCAGCGCGACTACGAGATCTTCGTCAGCCTGCCGGAATCCTATCAGTCGCAGCCGCGGCGGCGCTTCCCGGTGCTATTCGTCACCGATGCCGACTATGCCTTCCCGCTGGTGCGCAGCATCGCCCGCCGCGTCGGCAACCGGGCCAAAGGACTGGAGGAGTTCATTCTGGTCGGCCTGTCCTATTCGGTCGGCGACACGCCCGAATATAGCCGCCGGCGCGACTATACGCCGACACCGAACGGCGAGAAGACGCGCGACCCATCCGGCAAACCGCCGGTCTTCGGCGAGGCGGAGGGCTATCGCCGCTTCCTCTCTGAGGAATTGATGCCCTTCGTCGCCGCGACCTATCGCACCGACACGACCCGCAGCATCTATGCCGGCCATTCCTATGGCGGTCTGTTCGGCCTTTACGTCCTGCTGACCGAACCGAAGCTGTTCCAGCACTACATCATCGGCAGCCCATCGCTCTGGTTCGACCAGAAGGTGCTGCTCCAGCGCGAGCGCGACTATGCGCAAGCCAACAAGGAATTGAAGGCCAACGTGCTGATGGCGATCGCCTCCTATGAGACGATCGACAAGGCCTCGGGCGATCCGCGCTACAACGGCAAAACCGACATGATCGCCGATCTCCGCGAGTTCGAGCAGGCGCTGCGCTCACGCAGTTATCCCGGCCTGAAGCTCTCGACCAAGATCATTCCCGGCGAGGATCACCTCACCGTCTTCCCGGCGATCGTGACGCGCGGCCTGCTCTGGGCGCTCCCAGCCAAGCGGGACTGA
- a CDS encoding metal-dependent hydrolase family protein, whose product MAATLFHNARIVDGTAPERAAPVSVLVEGGLIREVGKTVRSDKARAIDLKGRTLMPGLIDAHVHVIAGLADLGRNAALPDSLVTVRSLVIMREMLLRGFTTVRDVGGADFGLKQATEENDFPTPRLVISGKALSQTGGHADFRGRYEDRLAPTTRHRLGALGRICDGEAEVRRAAREELKGGADFIKIMANGGCASPTDPIHFLGFSVGELEAVVEEARMAGTYVSAHVYTDEAIRRCVEAGVHSLEHCNLIQAETAKLAAKNGAVAVPTLVTYDKLASEGGKLGFPPDSVAKVEYVRAAGMESLAIMKKAGLAMAYGSDLLGEMHRHQSEEFVIRGRALPAHEVIGAATHVAAKLLKLDGKIGAVVPGAHADLIVVDGDPLKDLALLTRQGRHMPVIMKGGAFIKRVRLD is encoded by the coding sequence ATGGCCGCGACCCTGTTTCACAATGCCCGCATCGTCGACGGCACTGCGCCCGAGCGCGCAGCGCCGGTCTCCGTCCTGGTCGAAGGCGGGCTGATCCGCGAGGTCGGCAAGACCGTTCGCTCCGACAAGGCCAGGGCGATCGACCTCAAGGGCCGCACGCTGATGCCCGGGCTGATCGACGCGCATGTCCACGTCATCGCCGGCCTGGCCGATCTCGGCCGCAATGCCGCCCTGCCCGATTCGCTGGTCACCGTGCGCTCGCTGGTGATCATGCGCGAGATGCTGCTGCGCGGCTTCACCACGGTGCGCGATGTCGGCGGCGCAGATTTCGGCCTGAAGCAGGCGACTGAGGAGAACGATTTTCCGACGCCGCGCCTCGTCATCTCGGGCAAGGCGCTCAGCCAGACCGGCGGCCATGCCGATTTCCGCGGACGCTATGAGGACAGGCTGGCGCCGACGACGCGCCATCGCCTCGGCGCGCTCGGCCGCATCTGCGATGGCGAGGCCGAGGTTCGCCGTGCCGCCCGCGAGGAGCTCAAGGGCGGCGCCGACTTCATCAAGATCATGGCCAATGGCGGCTGCGCCTCGCCGACCGACCCGATCCATTTCCTCGGCTTCTCCGTCGGCGAGCTCGAGGCGGTGGTCGAGGAGGCCCGCATGGCCGGAACCTACGTCTCCGCCCATGTCTACACTGACGAGGCGATCCGCCGCTGCGTCGAAGCTGGCGTCCATTCGCTGGAGCATTGCAACCTGATCCAGGCCGAGACCGCCAAGCTCGCGGCCAAGAACGGCGCCGTCGCCGTGCCGACCCTCGTCACCTATGACAAGCTCGCCAGCGAAGGTGGCAAGCTCGGCTTCCCGCCCGATTCCGTCGCCAAGGTCGAATATGTCCGCGCCGCCGGTATGGAATCGCTCGCGATCATGAAGAAGGCCGGGCTCGCCATGGCCTATGGCAGCGACCTGCTCGGCGAGATGCATCGCCACCAGTCCGAGGAATTCGTCATCCGTGGCCGGGCCCTGCCTGCGCATGAGGTGATCGGCGCTGCCACCCATGTCGCGGCCAAGCTGCTGAAGCTCGACGGCAAGATCGGTGCGGTCGTGCCCGGCGCCCATGCCGACCTGATCGTCGTCGATGGCGATCCGCTCAAGGATCTGGCGCTTCTGACCCGCCAGGGCCGGCACATGCCTGTCATCATGAAGGGCGGCGCCTTCATCAAGCGCGTCCGGCTGGACTGA
- a CDS encoding GNAT family N-acetyltransferase: protein MSRSILPTPVPPTIRTERLILRAPVMADFSDYADFLGSSRAQYMGGPYDQRGAWGVFCHDVAVWALFGHGALMIDLPGGVCIGQVGINHGPLFPEKELGWLIYAGYERQGYASEAAAALRDWAFDQLGLETLVSYVDPRNKRSIAVAERLGAQRDAGAARTDPEDLVYRYRGAGTGRAS, encoded by the coding sequence ATGTCGAGATCGATCTTGCCCACGCCTGTACCCCCAACGATTCGGACCGAACGCCTGATCCTGCGGGCGCCGGTCATGGCCGATTTTTCAGATTATGCCGATTTCCTGGGCTCGTCGCGGGCACAGTATATGGGCGGCCCCTATGATCAGCGCGGCGCCTGGGGGGTGTTCTGCCATGACGTGGCGGTGTGGGCATTGTTCGGCCACGGCGCCCTGATGATCGATCTGCCCGGCGGGGTCTGCATCGGGCAGGTCGGCATCAATCACGGACCGCTCTTTCCCGAGAAGGAGCTGGGCTGGCTGATCTATGCCGGGTATGAGAGGCAGGGCTATGCGAGCGAAGCGGCTGCTGCCCTGCGCGACTGGGCATTCGATCAGCTCGGTCTCGAGACGCTGGTCAGCTATGTCGATCCGCGCAACAAGCGCTCGATCGCTGTGGCGGAGCGGCTCGGTGCTCAACGCGACGCCGGCGCCGCGAGGACAGATCCCGAGGATCTGGTCTACCGGTATCGTGGTGCCGGAACCGGGCGCGCCTCATAG
- the soxA gene encoding sulfur oxidation c-type cytochrome SoxA — protein MLGLTAYVASLSKGVPLSVSADGPAKPFYETGKAFYERRQGQLNLACTQCHDGLVGQKLRGDTISYGIGTGYPAYRLEWNGLGSLHRRLRACSLGVRATQFDYGSDEYLALELYLAVRAKGLALEAPGLRR, from the coding sequence TTGCTCGGCCTCACCGCCTATGTCGCCTCGCTTTCGAAAGGCGTGCCGCTGTCGGTCTCAGCCGATGGTCCGGCGAAGCCCTTTTATGAAACCGGCAAGGCCTTCTACGAGCGCCGGCAGGGCCAGCTCAATCTCGCCTGCACGCAGTGCCATGACGGCCTGGTCGGCCAGAAGCTGCGTGGCGACACGATCAGCTATGGCATCGGCACCGGCTATCCGGCCTACCGGCTGGAATGGAACGGGCTTGGCTCGCTGCACCGGCGGCTGCGCGCCTGTTCGCTCGGCGTCAGGGCGACGCAGTTCGACTACGGCTCCGATGAGTATCTTGCGCTCGAACTCTATCTCGCCGTGCGGGCCAAGGGGCTCGCACTGGAGGCACCGGGTCTGCGGCGATAG
- a CDS encoding DUF3008 family protein, translating to MPAKSKAQQKAAGAALAAKRGDIPKSELKGASKSMAKSMTEKELDELASTKRKGKPEHVAKR from the coding sequence ATGCCAGCCAAATCGAAGGCACAACAGAAGGCGGCCGGAGCCGCACTCGCCGCCAAGCGCGGGGACATCCCCAAGAGCGAGCTCAAGGGCGCCTCGAAATCCATGGCCAAGTCGATGACCGAGAAGGAACTCGACGAGCTGGCCTCGACCAAGCGCAAGGGCAAGCCGGAACACGTGGCGAAGCGTTGA
- the fdxA gene encoding ferredoxin FdxA produces the protein MTYVVTENCIKCKYMDCVEVCPVDCFYEGENFLVIHPDECIDCGVCEPECPAEAIKPDTEPGLDSWLQLNAKFAASWPNITQKKDSPADAKEFDGVPGKLELLSPEPGEGD, from the coding sequence ATGACCTATGTGGTCACCGAGAACTGCATCAAGTGCAAGTACATGGACTGCGTCGAGGTCTGTCCGGTCGACTGCTTCTATGAAGGCGAGAACTTCCTCGTCATCCATCCGGACGAGTGCATCGACTGCGGCGTCTGCGAGCCGGAATGCCCGGCCGAGGCGATCAAGCCCGACACCGAGCCCGGTCTCGACAGCTGGCTGCAGCTTAATGCGAAGTTTGCGGCGAGCTGGCCCAATATCACGCAGAAAAAGGATTCGCCCGCCGACGCCAAGGAGTTCGACGGCGTACCGGGCAAGCTCGAGCTTTTGTCGCCGGAACCCGGCGAGGGCGACTGA
- a CDS encoding M48 family metalloprotease has product MRRLQRHRQPFRGRLAAAVLPALLLAACFGDQNSVLAPLNQPGGEPAPRVASLQRGTDREHQRLLSAFGGEYRAPQVKAVLEEIIVRLAKAGEGQIGTYEVTILNSPIVNAFALPTGRLYVTRGLLALANDSSEIASVMAHEIAHVTARHAVERAEMEAESALVSQVVAQVLNDPTTGAAVQQSSKLSLARFSRQQELTADQISVRNIARAGYDPYGAGRFLVSLGRNTSFRAGRQGGGDKKLDILSSHPSTPERVAAVTNGARQIGAPGIGEREASRWLAAIDGIAFGDDPADGVVRGRRYLNSALRIAFTAPDGFELEAAREMVVGVSNDGTQALRFDSVALKAGQTLESYVASGWIDGVATAEVQSLTVGELPAAVTSGKGADWTFRLAAVQAGQRVYRFILAAKGQNDPERAMRALLDSFRNLSASDAQSVSPLRIRLVTASAGDTPVSLAERMASTDRPLEQFLTLNGLERSGKLTPGQRYKIVSE; this is encoded by the coding sequence ATGCGGAGACTTCAGCGCCATCGTCAGCCGTTTCGGGGGCGTCTGGCCGCCGCGGTGCTGCCGGCCCTGTTGCTGGCGGCCTGCTTTGGCGACCAGAATTCCGTCCTGGCGCCGCTCAACCAGCCCGGCGGCGAGCCGGCGCCGAGAGTTGCCAGCCTGCAGCGCGGCACCGACCGCGAGCACCAGCGCCTGCTCTCGGCCTTCGGCGGCGAATACCGCGCACCACAGGTCAAGGCCGTACTGGAAGAGATCATTGTCCGTCTCGCCAAGGCCGGCGAGGGCCAGATCGGCACCTATGAGGTGACGATCCTGAACTCGCCGATCGTCAACGCCTTCGCCTTGCCGACCGGACGGCTCTACGTCACACGCGGCCTGCTCGCCCTGGCGAACGACTCGTCCGAGATCGCCTCGGTGATGGCGCATGAGATCGCCCATGTCACCGCACGCCACGCCGTCGAGCGCGCCGAGATGGAGGCGGAATCGGCGCTGGTCAGCCAGGTCGTAGCGCAGGTGCTGAACGACCCGACGACCGGGGCGGCAGTGCAGCAGAGCTCGAAGCTCTCGCTCGCCCGCTTCTCGCGGCAGCAGGAGCTGACCGCCGACCAGATCAGTGTGCGCAACATCGCCCGTGCCGGTTACGACCCCTATGGCGCCGGCCGCTTCCTGGTTTCGCTCGGCCGCAATACGAGCTTCCGCGCCGGCCGCCAGGGCGGTGGCGACAAGAAGCTTGATATCCTGTCGAGCCATCCCTCGACACCGGAACGCGTCGCCGCCGTCACCAACGGCGCCCGCCAGATCGGCGCGCCCGGCATCGGCGAGCGCGAGGCCTCACGTTGGCTCGCCGCAATCGACGGCATCGCCTTCGGCGACGATCCGGCCGACGGCGTGGTCCGCGGCCGTCGCTATCTCAACAGCGCGCTGCGCATCGCCTTTACCGCGCCTGATGGCTTCGAGCTCGAGGCCGCCCGCGAAATGGTGGTCGGCGTCAGCAATGACGGCACGCAGGCGCTGCGCTTCGATTCGGTCGCCCTCAAGGCCGGACAGACCCTCGAATCCTATGTCGCTTCCGGCTGGATTGACGGCGTCGCCACCGCCGAAGTCCAGTCGCTCACGGTCGGCGAGCTGCCGGCAGCGGTGACCTCGGGCAAGGGCGCCGACTGGACTTTCCGTCTCGCCGCAGTTCAGGCTGGGCAGCGCGTCTATCGCTTCATCCTCGCCGCCAAGGGCCAGAACGACCCTGAGCGCGCCATGCGTGCTTTGCTCGACAGCTTCCGCAATCTGAGCGCCAGCGACGCGCAATCGGTCAGCCCGCTGCGAATCAGGCTCGTCACCGCCAGCGCCGGCGACACCCCCGTCAGCCTCGCTGAGCGCATGGCCTCGACCGACCGGCCGCTCGAGCAGTTCTTGACCCTGAACGGGCTGGAGCGCAGCGGCAAGCTGACGCCTGGCCAGCGTTACAAGATCGTGAGCGAATAG
- a CDS encoding CarD family transcriptional regulator, translating into MSTAKKAVVRHGFKTGEFVVYPSHGVGQITAIDEQEVAGFKLELFVVSFAKDKMTLRVPTAKAASVGLRKLADAEIVGKALATLTGRARVKRTMWSRRAQEYEAKINSGDLVAIAEVVRDLYRSEAQPEQSYSERQLYEAAIDRMTREIAVVEEITETEALKKIEGQLAKSPRRAGKGEAAEAAEAEEGEEDIQEEAA; encoded by the coding sequence ATGTCCACTGCGAAGAAGGCTGTTGTGCGCCATGGCTTCAAGACGGGCGAGTTCGTCGTCTACCCGTCCCATGGCGTCGGTCAGATCACGGCGATCGATGAGCAGGAAGTCGCGGGCTTCAAGCTCGAGCTTTTCGTCGTCAGCTTCGCCAAGGACAAGATGACTCTTCGCGTGCCCACCGCCAAGGCGGCGAGCGTTGGCCTGCGCAAGCTCGCCGATGCCGAGATCGTCGGCAAGGCGCTGGCGACGCTGACCGGCCGCGCCCGGGTCAAGCGCACCATGTGGTCGCGCCGGGCCCAGGAGTATGAGGCCAAGATCAATTCGGGCGATCTCGTCGCCATCGCCGAGGTCGTGCGCGATCTCTATCGTTCCGAGGCTCAGCCGGAGCAGTCCTATTCCGAGCGCCAACTCTACGAGGCGGCGATCGACCGGATGACCCGTGAGATCGCGGTGGTCGAGGAGATCACCGAGACCGAAGCGCTGAAGAAGATCGAGGGCCAGCTCGCCAAGTCGCCGCGCCGCGCCGGCAAGGGTGAGGCCGCCGAGGCTGCCGAAGCCGAAGAGGGCGAGGAAGATATTCAGGAGGAGGCTGCCTGA
- a CDS encoding ROK family protein: MAVATASKTSANGPHGAEELPSAVVTSYNLEIRDGDGFLGDKASRGAFMDHLAELRGHLAEAGEDPLAEAGKTPSKSELDKLIIEGTAREAALVLSAVERFAQSLAFVIRRFLRQKAWSPVERIVVGGGFRQSRIGELAIARAGIILQTEGFTIELVPVRHHSDEAGLVGSAHLAPKWIFEAYDSLVAVDIGGSNIRAGIVELRQDKAPDLSKARVWETELWRHADEETSREEAVKRLGKMLREQIGHAEKEGLRVAPFIGVGCPGLIEPDGAIDRGAQNLPGNWSSSRFNLVESIREMAPEIGEHETVVTMHNDAVVQGLSELPFMQDVEHWAVLTIGTGLGNASFHNRAKPKGRDKEKDKDKPKDGNDKKD, from the coding sequence ATGGCAGTGGCGACGGCGAGCAAGACGAGCGCGAACGGACCGCATGGGGCGGAGGAGCTGCCCTCGGCGGTCGTGACGAGCTACAATCTCGAGATCCGCGATGGCGACGGCTTCCTTGGCGACAAGGCGAGCCGCGGCGCCTTCATGGACCATCTCGCCGAACTGCGCGGCCATCTTGCCGAGGCGGGAGAGGATCCGCTGGCAGAGGCCGGCAAGACACCGAGCAAGTCGGAGCTCGACAAGCTCATTATTGAGGGAACGGCCCGTGAGGCGGCGCTGGTGCTCTCGGCGGTCGAGCGCTTCGCCCAGTCGCTCGCTTTCGTGATCCGCCGTTTCCTGCGCCAGAAGGCCTGGAGCCCGGTCGAGCGTATCGTCGTCGGCGGCGGCTTCCGGCAGAGCCGGATCGGCGAACTGGCGATCGCGCGAGCCGGCATCATCCTGCAGACCGAAGGTTTCACGATCGAGCTGGTCCCGGTGCGCCATCACTCGGACGAGGCCGGGCTCGTCGGCAGTGCCCATCTCGCGCCGAAATGGATCTTCGAAGCCTATGACAGCCTGGTCGCGGTCGATATCGGCGGCTCCAACATCCGTGCCGGTATCGTCGAGCTGCGCCAGGACAAGGCGCCCGATCTGAGCAAGGCCCGCGTCTGGGAAACCGAGCTCTGGCGTCATGCCGATGAGGAGACGAGCCGCGAGGAGGCCGTGAAGCGGCTCGGCAAGATGCTGCGCGAGCAGATCGGGCACGCCGAAAAGGAGGGCCTGCGGGTCGCGCCTTTCATCGGTGTCGGCTGCCCTGGCCTGATCGAGCCGGACGGTGCGATCGATCGTGGCGCGCAGAACCTGCCCGGCAACTGGTCGAGCAGCCGGTTCAACCTGGTCGAGAGCATTCGAGAGATGGCGCCGGAGATCGGCGAGCACGAGACCGTCGTCACCATGCACAATGATGCCGTCGTCCAGGGCCTGAGCGAACTGCCTTTCATGCAGGATGTCGAGCACTGGGCGGTGCTGACGATCGGCACCGGCCTGGGAAATGCGAGTTTCCACAACCGCGCCAAGCCGAAAGGCCGGGACAAAGAAAAAGACAAAGACAAGCCGAAGGACGGCAACGACAAGAAGGACTGA
- a CDS encoding aspartate/glutamate racemase family protein yields MRILVLNPNTSPEMTELVLRVLAPSVPAGVMLKPATGRFGARYISSRSAGAIAGHAALDAFAEHGADCDAVYLACFGDPGLMALKEIAGVPVVGMAEAACRQAALQGGRFSIVTGGERWGAILTEFVAALGLEGRLAAVETVAPTGGDIAADPDGSIALLAEACRRTVERDGAKAVILGGAGLAGLAARVQPRVGVPVICATQAGFAAVLEAARNPLPKPVHGDLALPAAVPNVGLSAGLARLLGER; encoded by the coding sequence TTGCGCATCCTCGTCCTCAATCCGAATACCAGCCCCGAGATGACCGAGCTGGTCCTGCGCGTGCTGGCGCCATCGGTCCCCGCCGGCGTGATGCTGAAGCCGGCGACCGGCCGCTTCGGGGCGCGCTACATCTCGAGCCGTAGCGCCGGTGCCATTGCCGGCCATGCAGCGCTCGACGCGTTTGCCGAGCACGGCGCCGATTGCGACGCGGTCTACCTCGCCTGCTTCGGCGACCCTGGACTGATGGCGCTAAAGGAGATCGCCGGCGTGCCGGTTGTCGGTATGGCGGAGGCTGCCTGCCGACAGGCGGCTTTGCAGGGCGGGCGCTTTTCCATCGTCACTGGCGGCGAGCGCTGGGGCGCGATCCTGACCGAATTTGTCGCTGCGCTCGGGCTGGAGGGCAGGCTGGCCGCCGTCGAAACGGTGGCGCCGACCGGCGGCGACATCGCCGCTGATCCCGATGGCTCGATAGCGCTGCTGGCCGAGGCCTGCCGGCGGACGGTCGAGCGCGATGGGGCGAAGGCCGTGATCCTGGGTGGGGCCGGCCTTGCCGGGCTCGCGGCGCGGGTCCAGCCTCGGGTCGGCGTTCCCGTGATCTGCGCGACGCAAGCCGGCTTCGCCGCCGTGCTGGAAGCGGCACGCAATCCGCTGCCGAAGCCGGTCCACGGTGATCTCGCTCTGCCGGCGGCGGTGCCGAATGTCGGGCTCTCGGCTGGCTTGGCGCGCCTGCTGGGCGAGCGCTAG